Proteins encoded in a region of the Streptomyces sp. NBC_00513 genome:
- a CDS encoding helix-turn-helix domain-containing protein has protein sequence MDDFSAEAMGLVIREHRQARKPSMTQEELAEQADYGKGGAVSISRIERGLVSPGEHRLAGIALALHLTPTQLGQEAEDRTRSLARQRGRRPVKLRDQVAETKRRHAEINEKAAQRSKITQEHGEGFNRVHDVVRDEFFMRFVELAKSISGAPEPEGPGEEEIESTGETPTAIRIEAMSAGIANAIRGAAAGGAAGVAVGGAAAYGAFTAAALFGTASTGTAISALAGVAATNATLALLGGGTLAAGGAGMAGGILLLTGMVAAPAAALAAAGFYVLRQRRNKKEEERLRTQVEAAEAALDQSQKGFDTMVDVLSRATVIMEYVEVHGTHALEKWRASLPPEPRDWESLGHEGREQYKAFLSVSGCFLAASMINVPALLSAGPDDLREMGKAMDETLRYADKTIRSIV, from the coding sequence ATGGATGATTTCAGCGCAGAGGCGATGGGCCTCGTGATCCGCGAGCACCGCCAGGCCCGGAAACCCTCCATGACCCAGGAAGAGTTGGCCGAGCAGGCCGACTACGGGAAGGGTGGCGCGGTCTCCATCTCCCGGATCGAGCGCGGGCTCGTCAGCCCCGGGGAGCACCGTCTGGCCGGCATCGCCCTCGCGCTCCACCTCACACCCACGCAACTCGGGCAGGAGGCGGAGGACCGAACCAGGTCTCTCGCTCGTCAGCGGGGCCGGCGGCCGGTGAAGCTGCGCGACCAAGTCGCGGAGACGAAGAGACGCCACGCCGAGATCAACGAGAAGGCGGCACAGCGGTCGAAGATCACCCAAGAACACGGGGAAGGCTTCAACCGTGTCCATGATGTCGTCCGCGACGAGTTCTTCATGAGGTTCGTGGAACTGGCCAAGAGCATCAGCGGGGCGCCCGAGCCGGAAGGGCCGGGTGAGGAGGAGATCGAGAGCACGGGCGAGACCCCTACGGCGATACGTATCGAGGCCATGTCCGCCGGGATCGCCAACGCGATCCGCGGAGCCGCCGCCGGAGGTGCCGCCGGGGTGGCGGTCGGCGGCGCCGCGGCCTACGGTGCGTTCACCGCCGCCGCGTTGTTCGGAACCGCCTCCACCGGGACAGCCATCTCGGCGCTGGCCGGGGTAGCCGCGACCAACGCGACTCTGGCCCTCCTGGGAGGAGGCACGCTGGCCGCGGGCGGTGCGGGCATGGCGGGTGGCATTCTCCTGCTCACCGGCATGGTCGCCGCCCCGGCGGCAGCGCTGGCGGCCGCCGGCTTCTACGTTCTGAGGCAGCGCCGGAACAAGAAGGAGGAGGAACGTCTGCGAACTCAGGTCGAGGCCGCGGAGGCGGCTCTGGACCAGTCGCAGAAGGGCTTCGACACGATGGTCGACGTACTGTCGCGCGCCACGGTCATCATGGAGTACGTCGAAGTCCACGGCACCCACGCCCTTGAGAAGTGGAGGGCGAGTCTGCCGCCGGAGCCCCGGGACTGGGAATCGCTCGGGCACGAGGGGCGGGAACAGTACAAGGCGTTCCTCTCCGTGTCGGGCTGCTTCCTCGCCGCGAGCATGATCAACGTCCCTGCTCTCCTCTCGGCAGGGCCCGACGATCTGCGCGAGATGGGCAAGGCCATGGACGAGACGCTGCGGTACGCGGACAAGACCATCAGGTCGATCGTCTGA
- a CDS encoding FAD-binding oxidoreductase — MNGTTLEAMRTALRGPVIGPQDPEYNETRKLYNAMIDRRPAAFVRCADAADVKAAIGLVRDSGLDIAVRAGGHSGPGLCLLDGGVTLDLSPMRWVRVDPAARTAIVGGGTQLGDLDHAAHGFGLATPAGIMSTTGVGGLTLGGGHGHLTRRFGLTIDNLLSADVVLADGTFVTASASEHPDLFWALRGGGGNFGVVTSFTFRLHPVDTVGVSITLWPVDATREVLRWYREFLPAAPVELNGFFAALAVPPGPPFPEEIHGHKMCAVVWCWTGDPEDLGDVLARVSEPGPPAFHFTTPMPYPVLQTMFDQLIPKGLQWYWRGHFFDQITDGSLDVHLKYAENLPTGLSTMHLYPIDGAAARVGKDETAWAYRDAVWSGVIGGIDPDPANAELIRQWAVDYWEELRPHSMGGTYVNFIGAGEDQDRVRATYRDHYDKLAEIKRTYDPDNFFHANQNIAPAGASGAP; from the coding sequence ATGAACGGCACGACGCTGGAGGCGATGCGGACCGCGCTGCGCGGCCCGGTCATCGGCCCGCAAGACCCGGAGTACAACGAGACCCGCAAGCTCTACAACGCGATGATCGACCGACGGCCGGCCGCCTTCGTGCGGTGCGCGGACGCGGCGGACGTGAAGGCCGCGATCGGCCTGGTCCGCGACAGTGGCCTCGACATCGCCGTACGCGCAGGCGGCCACAGCGGTCCCGGCCTGTGCCTGCTCGACGGCGGGGTCACGCTCGACCTGTCGCCGATGCGCTGGGTCCGGGTGGACCCGGCGGCGAGGACCGCCATCGTGGGCGGGGGCACCCAACTCGGCGACCTCGACCACGCCGCCCATGGCTTCGGCCTGGCCACGCCCGCCGGAATCATGTCGACGACGGGAGTCGGCGGTCTGACGCTGGGCGGCGGCCACGGCCACCTGACCCGCAGGTTCGGCCTGACCATCGACAACCTGCTCTCCGCCGACGTGGTGCTCGCCGACGGCACCTTCGTCACGGCGAGCGCCTCGGAGCACCCGGACCTCTTCTGGGCATTGAGGGGCGGCGGAGGGAACTTCGGCGTGGTGACCTCCTTCACCTTCCGACTGCACCCGGTCGACACGGTGGGCGTGTCCATCACGCTCTGGCCTGTCGACGCCACGCGCGAAGTGCTGCGCTGGTACCGCGAGTTCCTGCCGGCGGCGCCCGTGGAGCTGAACGGGTTCTTCGCCGCGCTGGCGGTGCCGCCGGGCCCGCCGTTCCCCGAGGAGATCCACGGGCACAAGATGTGCGCCGTCGTCTGGTGCTGGACCGGTGATCCCGAGGACCTCGGCGACGTCCTGGCCCGCGTGAGTGAACCGGGTCCGCCCGCCTTCCACTTCACGACCCCGATGCCGTACCCGGTCCTGCAGACCATGTTCGACCAACTGATCCCCAAGGGCCTGCAGTGGTACTGGCGCGGGCACTTCTTCGACCAGATCACCGACGGGTCGCTGGACGTCCACCTCAAGTACGCCGAGAACCTCCCGACCGGCCTGTCGACCATGCACCTCTACCCGATCGACGGGGCCGCCGCACGGGTCGGCAAGGACGAGACGGCATGGGCCTACCGTGACGCGGTCTGGTCGGGCGTGATCGGCGGCATCGACCCGGACCCCGCGAACGCGGAGCTGATCAGGCAGTGGGCCGTGGACTACTGGGAGGAACTGCGCCCGCACTCGATGGGCGGCACGTACGTGAACTTCATCGGCGCGGGGGAGGACCAGGACCGGGTGCGCGCCACGTACCGCGACCACTACGACAAGCTGGCGGAGATCAAGAGGACGTACGACCCGGACAACTTCTTCCACGCCAACCAGAACATCGCTCCCGCCGGCGCGAGCGGGGCCCCTTGA
- a CDS encoding DUF2809 domain-containing protein: MNLLPGNRGRDAADPVRTRLVATGAAVLIVGAGLGLRIVTVGSVAKYGGDALYTVLLLALFVVVAPRTTPLRAAAVALTVSWAVEFLQLSAIPAELSGRSTIARLVLGSTFNAPDLFWYVVGAAAGCLAHTALTSFPQRRRREAAERSRRA; encoded by the coding sequence GTGAACCTCCTCCCCGGCAACCGTGGCCGCGACGCCGCCGACCCCGTGCGGACCCGCCTCGTGGCGACCGGGGCCGCGGTCCTCATCGTCGGCGCCGGGCTGGGGCTCAGGATCGTGACAGTGGGGAGCGTGGCCAAGTACGGCGGAGACGCGCTGTACACCGTGCTGCTCCTCGCCCTGTTCGTCGTGGTCGCGCCGAGGACAACGCCCTTGCGGGCCGCAGCAGTTGCGTTGACCGTCAGTTGGGCGGTCGAGTTCCTCCAGCTGAGCGCGATCCCCGCGGAACTCTCCGGGCGCAGCACCATCGCCCGCCTCGTTCTCGGTTCCACCTTCAATGCACCGGACTTGTTCTGGTACGTGGTCGGCGCGGCGGCCGGCTGCCTCGCGCACACCGCCCTGACGTCGTTTCCGCAACGTCGGCGCAGGGAAGCGGCGGAGCGCTCGCGGCGCGCCTGA
- a CDS encoding IS4 family transposase: MDQGAVGAGRPVARQDQVSPGVLVAAVPRFKLDEAVEVCGVAERGGGKLPPHVTAYLTMALCLFAEDGAEEVAQKVTGSLSELGVWDAAWEPPTSSGITQARERLGRDVLRETFYRVAEPVAVGETRGAWLRQWRLMGIEGFDLDVPDSPQNAAEFGYAGNDRSRSAFPRARVVAVVECGSHAFMDAEVGPWARSEKKMAASLLISISSDWLLLADRGFYSFATFSAATRTGAAVCWRAPTRLSLPILEVLSDGTYLSALVDPAIRGREREELLDEARSGAKPDPAAAHVVRVVEYDVPDREGQELICLITNITDPDALTAAELAGAYQRRWEEEDEKGQLKSVLPGPGKVLRSTSPDLVHQEVWAHLLVHYAISSLICQAATGADSDPDRISLLRAVNIVRRTATGTAAIPS; the protein is encoded by the coding sequence ATGGATCAGGGGGCGGTTGGAGCGGGTAGGCCGGTTGCGCGGCAGGACCAGGTGTCGCCGGGGGTCTTGGTCGCTGCGGTACCACGGTTCAAGCTCGACGAAGCCGTTGAGGTGTGCGGGGTGGCTGAGCGCGGTGGTGGGAAGCTTCCTCCCCATGTCACCGCGTACTTGACGATGGCCCTCTGCCTGTTCGCCGAGGACGGGGCCGAGGAGGTCGCGCAGAAGGTCACCGGTTCGCTGTCGGAGCTCGGTGTCTGGGACGCGGCATGGGAGCCACCGACGTCCTCGGGGATCACCCAGGCGCGCGAGCGGCTTGGTCGTGATGTGCTGCGTGAGACGTTCTACCGGGTCGCCGAGCCGGTGGCTGTCGGCGAGACGCGGGGCGCCTGGCTTCGGCAGTGGCGGCTGATGGGCATCGAAGGCTTCGACCTCGATGTGCCCGACTCACCGCAGAACGCCGCCGAGTTCGGCTATGCGGGCAACGACCGCTCTCGCTCGGCGTTCCCCAGGGCCCGGGTCGTGGCCGTGGTCGAGTGCGGGTCCCACGCGTTCATGGACGCCGAGGTCGGCCCATGGGCCCGCAGCGAGAAGAAGATGGCCGCATCCCTGCTGATCTCGATTTCCAGCGACTGGCTCCTGCTGGCCGATCGCGGGTTCTACAGCTTCGCCACGTTCAGTGCCGCCACGCGGACGGGGGCTGCGGTGTGCTGGCGGGCACCGACGCGGTTGTCGCTGCCGATCCTGGAAGTCCTGTCCGACGGCACGTACCTCTCGGCGCTGGTCGACCCCGCGATTCGCGGTCGGGAGCGTGAGGAACTGCTGGACGAGGCAAGGTCCGGGGCGAAGCCGGACCCCGCCGCGGCCCATGTGGTGCGGGTGGTGGAGTACGACGTACCCGACCGCGAGGGGCAGGAACTGATCTGCCTGATCACGAACATCACCGACCCCGATGCCTTGACGGCCGCCGAACTCGCGGGCGCCTACCAGCGAAGATGGGAGGAGGAGGACGAAAAGGGGCAGCTCAAGAGCGTCCTACCCGGGCCGGGGAAGGTATTGCGGTCCACGAGTCCGGATCTGGTCCACCAGGAGGTCTGGGCCCACCTTCTGGTCCACTACGCAATCAGCTCCCTGATCTGCCAGGCCGCGACGGGCGCCGACAGCGACCCGGACCGGATCAGCTTGCTCAGAGCCGTCAATATCGTCCGCCGCACCGCCACCGGGACGGCGGCCATTCCCTCCTGA
- a CDS encoding immunity 49 family protein produces the protein MNRDNTSEIPGGPGADSELPMLTATQAAYLRELAAPHFREGHHQSLLNLGSTCRQAPESRWPELVAAHFAALRQASTGGESAEELLRGTHARLLPLASLTQDLVDDMRYARVVADGLVFAYALDGPTSVRILTDADVERAGLRELGQAAYTNLLSVPVTHEEVSVAGRARVHSLHGDSPFVASKALFLSEVARQVTGEPLPRDGALVIVPNRHLLAYHPIADGSVVDGLNGLASYALSAHEEGPGQLSPRVYWWHDGALTSLTVIDEDTRTFSLRPPPRLLGLMKGLVRLDRAGRIATPAAAQAPEIAALGRTAAESTARLAREPADPAGLAEAFAAVLALGHARCADDPDVANIDTWDAWATAVQLGSALFTGAGPQECHLGEDLVTRLPAMAAEPPADARAWLDAVYLAMTCRQMERIDRLCRVPLARLREDDSVDEYVLHWIDTLQTYFSDRPTADAVPKLVSVMKTSVPEAVAQAPTDFVNRVDYHPAALFHRLISGDHEAFAEALAEALADHGGHWGDSAAPRARVALGPLAMACLAHDHGFPVDPKQPFLPAHLLNRQRIEDIP, from the coding sequence ATGAACCGAGACAATACTTCAGAGATCCCAGGCGGCCCCGGCGCCGACTCCGAGCTGCCGATGCTGACCGCCACCCAGGCCGCGTACCTGAGGGAACTGGCCGCTCCCCACTTCCGGGAGGGCCACCACCAGTCGCTCCTCAACCTGGGGTCCACGTGCCGCCAGGCTCCCGAGAGCCGCTGGCCCGAGCTGGTGGCCGCCCACTTCGCGGCCCTGCGGCAGGCGAGCACGGGCGGCGAGAGCGCCGAGGAGCTCCTGCGCGGCACGCACGCCCGGCTGTTGCCCCTCGCCTCGCTGACGCAGGACCTCGTCGACGACATGCGCTACGCGCGCGTGGTCGCCGACGGGCTCGTCTTCGCCTACGCCCTCGACGGACCCACCAGCGTGCGGATCCTCACCGACGCGGACGTGGAGCGGGCCGGACTGCGGGAGTTGGGGCAGGCCGCGTACACCAACCTGCTGAGTGTGCCCGTCACGCATGAGGAAGTGTCCGTCGCAGGGCGGGCGCGCGTGCACTCCCTTCACGGTGACTCGCCTTTCGTCGCGAGCAAGGCGCTGTTCCTCTCCGAGGTGGCCCGGCAGGTGACCGGCGAGCCGCTGCCGCGCGACGGCGCCCTCGTGATCGTGCCGAACCGGCACCTGCTGGCCTACCACCCGATCGCCGACGGTTCCGTGGTCGATGGTCTCAACGGCCTGGCCTCGTACGCCCTCAGCGCTCACGAGGAGGGGCCGGGGCAGCTGTCCCCCCGGGTCTACTGGTGGCACGACGGCGCACTGACATCGCTCACCGTCATCGATGAGGACACCCGCACCTTCTCCCTGCGGCCGCCGCCGCGGCTGCTCGGCCTGATGAAGGGTTTGGTCCGGCTGGACCGGGCGGGCCGGATCGCCACGCCCGCCGCGGCGCAGGCTCCGGAGATCGCCGCTCTCGGCCGCACCGCGGCCGAGTCGACGGCCCGCCTGGCGCGCGAGCCCGCGGACCCGGCAGGTCTGGCCGAGGCCTTCGCCGCCGTCCTGGCCCTCGGCCATGCCCGCTGCGCCGACGACCCCGACGTCGCGAACATCGACACCTGGGATGCCTGGGCCACCGCCGTGCAACTCGGCTCCGCACTGTTCACCGGCGCGGGCCCGCAGGAATGCCACCTGGGCGAGGACCTCGTGACACGGTTGCCCGCGATGGCCGCCGAGCCGCCCGCCGACGCCCGCGCCTGGCTCGACGCCGTCTACCTCGCGATGACATGCCGTCAGATGGAGCGGATCGACCGCCTGTGCCGAGTGCCGTTGGCGAGGCTCCGCGAGGACGACTCCGTCGACGAGTACGTGCTGCACTGGATCGACACCCTGCAGACGTACTTCTCCGACCGCCCGACGGCCGATGCCGTGCCGAAGCTGGTCTCCGTCATGAAGACGTCCGTGCCCGAGGCCGTGGCGCAGGCCCCGACGGACTTCGTGAACCGTGTCGACTACCACCCGGCCGCACTCTTCCACCGCCTCATATCGGGCGACCACGAGGCTTTCGCGGAAGCGCTCGCCGAAGCCCTCGCGGACCACGGCGGTCACTGGGGTGATTCCGCGGCGCCGCGCGCCCGAGTGGCACTCGGACCGCTCGCGATGGCGTGCCTCGCCCACGACCACGGCTTCCCCGTCGATCCGAAGCAACCGTTCCTGCCCGCCCACCTCCTCAACCGGCAGCGGATCGAGGACATACCCTGA
- a CDS encoding SDR family oxidoreductase, translated as MTMMYRGTVALITGASAGLGAEFARQWAERGADVVLVARRLDRLTELGGDLEKRYGINATPIAADLSLPGAGAALRAELDERGIRIQTLVNNAGFGSHGPFLEQDPAQVDRMIQLNIAAVAGLTRAFLPDLVADGRGALVTIASTAAYPPTPAMAVYGASKAFVLSFTEAIAYETRGSALRVLAVSPGPTSTEFFDVVGSQDAVVGKVATSEQVVSTARRALERGTTPPSVVAGLGNRLSALASGLAPRRLTLTIAGRALKA; from the coding sequence ATGACGATGATGTACCGGGGCACAGTGGCCCTGATCACCGGGGCGAGTGCGGGACTGGGTGCCGAGTTCGCCCGCCAGTGGGCCGAGCGCGGCGCCGACGTGGTGCTGGTCGCCCGGCGCCTGGATCGACTCACGGAGCTGGGAGGCGACCTGGAGAAGCGGTACGGCATCAACGCCACCCCGATCGCCGCGGACCTGTCCCTGCCCGGCGCCGGCGCCGCCCTCCGCGCCGAGCTCGACGAACGGGGCATCCGGATCCAGACACTCGTCAACAACGCGGGATTCGGCAGCCACGGCCCCTTCCTGGAGCAGGACCCGGCGCAGGTCGACCGGATGATCCAGCTCAACATCGCGGCGGTGGCCGGGTTGACCCGCGCCTTCCTGCCCGACCTTGTCGCCGACGGCCGGGGCGCGCTGGTCACCATCGCGAGCACCGCCGCCTACCCACCCACGCCCGCGATGGCGGTCTACGGCGCGAGCAAGGCCTTCGTACTCAGCTTCACCGAGGCCATAGCGTACGAGACCCGCGGCAGCGCCCTGCGCGTCCTCGCCGTCTCGCCGGGACCGACCAGTACCGAGTTCTTCGACGTCGTCGGAAGTCAGGACGCGGTCGTGGGCAAGGTCGCCACCTCGGAGCAGGTCGTCTCCACCGCCCGCCGAGCCCTTGAACGCGGCACGACCCCGCCCAGCGTGGTCGCCGGCCTCGGCAACCGCCTCTCCGCGCTGGCTTCCGGGCTGGCCCCCCGCCGGCTGACCCTCACCATCGCCGGTCGGGCCCTGAAGGCCTGA
- a CDS encoding TetR/AcrR family transcriptional regulator, translating to MADGPYHHGNLRAALLERAETILTTSGAEALTLRGLARELGVSHAAPARHFRDRQALLDALAVSGFTTLNARLRAAAGEGGGRVGARLAELGRTYVDFAVGHTALLELMFAVKHADDSSDELRELGHESLLIVARLMAEGQEAGAVRAGEPVQLAQVAFSTVHGLATLAVASLLDETPLAEATELALEILLAGLRPGG from the coding sequence TTGGCCGACGGCCCGTACCACCACGGGAATCTCAGGGCCGCCCTGCTGGAGCGGGCGGAGACCATCCTCACCACGTCGGGGGCCGAAGCCCTGACCCTGCGCGGCCTGGCCCGCGAGCTCGGGGTGAGCCATGCGGCACCCGCGCGCCACTTCCGGGACCGGCAGGCATTGTTGGACGCACTCGCCGTCAGCGGCTTCACCACCCTCAACGCCCGCCTGCGCGCGGCGGCCGGGGAAGGGGGTGGCCGGGTCGGGGCAAGACTGGCCGAGCTGGGGCGGACGTACGTGGACTTCGCGGTCGGGCACACGGCGCTGCTGGAGCTGATGTTCGCCGTCAAGCACGCCGACGATTCCAGCGACGAGCTGCGGGAGCTGGGGCACGAGAGCCTGCTCATCGTCGCGCGGCTCATGGCGGAGGGGCAGGAGGCGGGAGCGGTACGCGCGGGCGAGCCCGTTCAGCTCGCGCAGGTCGCCTTCTCCACCGTGCACGGCCTCGCGACGCTCGCGGTCGCCTCGCTCCTCGACGAGACCCCGCTCGCCGAGGCCACGGAACTGGCCCTGGAGATCCTCTTGGCCGGCCTGCGACCCGGCGGCTGA
- a CDS encoding AAA family ATPase: MSSLYGLLTERLSEARVHRASVLKAPAESAREVYEREIAAERLAKEIGRLEGAEKGLVFGRIDSTDGTALRIGRIGLHTEEDDLPLLVDWRANAARPFYEATPVHPMGLRRRRHLRLEERTVISVSDELLDGSAPTGEDVVGDGPLTEALSARRTGRMHAAVATLQAEQDEIVRSAHRGVTVVQGGPGSGKTVVALHRAAYVLYAFPRAAQEGVLVVGPNARFIDYISQVLPSLGENDVILATCRELAGVSTDTVDPFDTARLKGGCDLADALAGLLRVHQAPAGDFTVRVGQEPVRLSGEEVATARDAAVAAAPGHNPARQVFRELLVDAVTDAMRRDVGDVLEQIDADSERMTGINLDRFTGAAQRRVEGAADSGPVHELDVDAIRADLLDDAGVERAVEALWPRLVPGDLVKALLTNAGVLAERLPGLTAQERSLLLRGPHDPWTDADVPLLDEAASLVDGPPERTYGHVVVDEAQELTAMQWRMIVRRCPARAMTLVGDFAQAGPVATARDWKEALSPHVGPRFKLHNLTVSYRTTQEILESVRDLLTRIAPDQKPTRSLRSGESPRTVTTSPDGSVTAVLQELRAQSTAHPGELLGLICADTRVGELTARGIAHHARVVPASEARGLEFDGVVVMNPEEIISARPGGERDLYVALTRATKRLCTITVQPA, from the coding sequence GTGTCCTCCCTGTATGGGTTGCTCACCGAGCGGCTTTCCGAGGCGCGAGTGCACCGAGCGAGTGTGCTGAAGGCTCCGGCGGAAAGCGCCCGTGAGGTATATGAGAGGGAAATCGCCGCCGAGCGTCTGGCCAAGGAAATCGGCCGGCTGGAGGGCGCCGAAAAGGGGCTGGTATTCGGGCGCATCGACTCGACGGATGGCACGGCCCTGCGCATCGGGCGGATCGGACTGCATACGGAGGAGGATGACCTGCCTCTGCTCGTGGATTGGCGCGCGAACGCGGCGCGGCCCTTCTACGAGGCGACACCGGTCCACCCGATGGGCCTGCGGAGGCGCCGGCACCTGCGCCTAGAGGAGCGCACGGTCATCTCGGTGAGCGACGAATTGCTGGACGGGAGCGCCCCGACCGGCGAGGACGTCGTGGGGGACGGCCCGTTGACCGAGGCTCTGTCGGCACGGCGTACGGGCAGGATGCACGCGGCCGTCGCGACACTGCAGGCCGAGCAGGACGAGATCGTTCGCTCCGCCCACCGCGGGGTGACCGTGGTGCAGGGCGGGCCCGGCTCCGGCAAGACGGTGGTCGCCCTGCACCGGGCGGCCTATGTCCTGTACGCGTTCCCGCGCGCCGCGCAGGAAGGTGTCCTGGTGGTGGGCCCGAACGCCCGGTTCATCGACTACATCTCCCAGGTCCTTCCCTCGCTCGGAGAGAACGACGTCATTCTGGCGACCTGCCGGGAACTGGCCGGAGTGTCCACGGACACGGTGGACCCGTTCGACACGGCGCGTCTCAAGGGCGGTTGCGACCTCGCGGACGCCTTGGCCGGTTTGTTGCGCGTCCACCAAGCCCCTGCCGGTGACTTCACCGTGCGGGTCGGACAGGAGCCGGTTCGCCTGTCCGGCGAGGAAGTCGCCACGGCACGCGACGCCGCAGTGGCGGCCGCACCGGGGCACAACCCCGCGCGTCAGGTGTTCAGGGAGCTCTTGGTCGACGCCGTCACCGACGCGATGCGACGAGACGTGGGCGACGTCCTGGAGCAGATCGACGCCGATTCCGAAAGGATGACGGGCATCAACCTGGACCGGTTCACGGGAGCGGCACAGCGCCGTGTCGAAGGTGCGGCCGACTCGGGTCCGGTCCACGAGCTGGACGTGGACGCCATCCGAGCCGATCTCCTCGACGACGCCGGCGTCGAGCGAGCGGTCGAGGCGTTGTGGCCGCGGCTGGTACCCGGTGACCTCGTCAAGGCGCTTCTGACGAACGCCGGCGTTCTCGCCGAGCGCCTGCCCGGCCTGACCGCGCAGGAACGGTCCCTTCTGCTGCGTGGTCCGCACGATCCGTGGACCGATGCCGATGTGCCGTTGCTGGACGAGGCGGCGAGCCTGGTCGACGGCCCCCCAGAGCGGACGTACGGGCACGTCGTCGTCGACGAGGCGCAGGAGCTGACCGCCATGCAGTGGCGGATGATCGTCCGTCGCTGCCCGGCACGGGCGATGACGCTGGTGGGAGACTTCGCCCAGGCGGGCCCGGTCGCCACGGCACGCGACTGGAAGGAAGCGCTGAGCCCCCACGTCGGACCGCGGTTCAAACTGCACAACCTGACCGTCAGCTATCGCACCACGCAGGAGATCCTGGAGAGCGTCCGGGATCTGCTCACGCGGATCGCTCCGGACCAGAAGCCCACACGGTCGCTGCGAAGCGGTGAGAGCCCTCGCACCGTGACCACATCTCCGGACGGGTCGGTCACCGCCGTCCTCCAGGAACTCCGCGCCCAGAGCACCGCGCACCCGGGCGAGCTTCTGGGACTGATCTGCGCGGACACCAGGGTGGGCGAGTTGACGGCCCGGGGCATCGCTCACCACGCACGCGTCGTGCCGGCGTCCGAAGCGCGCGGCCTGGAATTCGACGGGGTCGTCGTCATGAACCCCGAGGAAATCATCTCGGCCCGCCCCGGTGGGGAAAGGGACTTGTACGTAGCCCTGACCCGGGCCACCAAGCGCCTCTGCACCATCACCGTCCAGCCCGCGTGA
- a CDS encoding DUF6308 family protein — MYALWRHWLTATAQRPAGGTEGRGSSGRPLRSNVTPPPVRARQTLSVQVPPAAGLALLEGRLAREPSALLRQIPADTDMANAEPALLGPGSPADRAWRLLKGQKGLGWVTTNKLLARKRPRLLPVYDHVVRCVVGRPGSFWLSLREAPAAEGNALHEQLLSLRDGVGVPATVSALRTCDVVLWTSHAADHKRKGCGGVPG, encoded by the coding sequence GTGTACGCACTATGGCGACACTGGCTGACCGCGACGGCGCAACGCCCAGCGGGTGGGACCGAAGGCCGTGGGTCGTCGGGCCGCCCGCTACGCTCGAACGTCACTCCACCACCAGTCCGCGCACGGCAGACGCTGTCCGTTCAGGTACCACCCGCGGCAGGGCTCGCCTTGTTGGAGGGCCGCCTCGCCAGGGAGCCTTCCGCCCTTCTTCGCCAGATACCTGCCGATACGGACATGGCGAACGCGGAACCAGCTCTGCTGGGGCCCGGTTCTCCGGCCGACCGGGCCTGGCGCCTCCTGAAAGGTCAGAAGGGACTGGGGTGGGTCACGACCAACAAGCTCCTGGCTCGCAAGCGTCCGCGCCTTCTGCCGGTCTACGACCACGTGGTGCGCTGTGTGGTCGGGCGTCCGGGGTCCTTCTGGTTGTCGCTGCGGGAAGCGCCGGCCGCCGAAGGCAATGCTCTGCACGAGCAGCTGCTCTCGCTGCGGGATGGCGTCGGCGTGCCGGCGACGGTTTCGGCGCTGCGGACCTGTGACGTGGTTCTCTGGACGAGCCATGCGGCAGACCACAAGAGGAAGGGCTGCGGGGGCGTCCCAGGCTGA
- a CDS encoding darcynin family protein, producing the protein MPAETTEPPVTAFMLVKTTPEWLALTVQERVEAFTTQVLPVIQAKTTGVRSRFYDTEFYSARVTDVWMWEAEDHHAYQLLIDALRETPFWDRYFEVVDILVGTENGYARTYGLEPVATIST; encoded by the coding sequence ATGCCCGCTGAAACAACCGAACCACCGGTCACGGCGTTCATGCTCGTCAAGACCACACCCGAGTGGCTCGCGCTGACCGTCCAGGAACGCGTCGAAGCCTTCACCACCCAGGTCCTGCCCGTGATCCAGGCCAAGACCACCGGCGTGCGGTCACGCTTCTACGACACCGAGTTCTACTCCGCGCGTGTCACCGACGTCTGGATGTGGGAGGCCGAGGACCACCACGCCTACCAGCTCCTGATCGACGCACTGCGCGAAACCCCTTTCTGGGACCGCTACTTCGAGGTGGTCGACATCCTCGTCGGCACCGAGAACGGCTACGCCCGCACCTACGGCCTCGAACCCGTCGCCACCATCTCCACCTGA